From Selenomonas sp. AB3002, one genomic window encodes:
- a CDS encoding DNA internalization-related competence protein ComEC/Rec2 — protein sequence MGQHQEPFLLGLLFALSFGIFCAHSVTVLPLLPVCLLLCGLLGAAAFGIWKSREWTWVPFILAAFVLGAARLWSAEMLPADDISHFAHEEVRVTGKLLEEPFLRLASDGSYRLRLHLEAERIKKGKAETVTAEGGLYVYARFNEAPKALPRIGDGVAVTGKVRLPHGYRNPGQLDTALLLKSQGITATLSARGESLKVEEREGASFKRWLSSVRSHYLSAMEEVMPKEDAAAIFAMLFGGYGGLQPELLDAFTATGIVHILSVSGAHISLIAAVMAWLGMALRLSKGLRAILVIGTIVVYSLLSGCVPPVIRSAIMGGLAFLALSLDRERDARRILLITGLVMLTVSPLLLFHISFQLSFLATAGLLYLAPVMREWLKKCRLGEFVSAGFAITMAAQLSTLPILAWYFNQLSISSLLANLTIVPIVELIIVIGLFGGIIAFLLPFLGRIIYVGDSLLLGIVYEMARWMSKLPGSMIWIPTLNGWAGAVYYAILCFMVADKPWQEKAWDFMKSRRQYLLLAGLVLLMFLGGRYFAHTGEMTLVAVDVGQGDALVLCSPKGRVLLFDSGGTRGDFDVGEKVLVPYLRHYGMNRVEAVFLTHAHDDHAGGTGAVLKKLPVGKVYTAWEGRGEYARSFHLSQADPLLNKLEPARQGAAMEVDGVRVEVLYAPEVVAPGSGNEASNVYKITYGEASFLITGDLTKENEAVILSQQDQGKLHSTVLKVGHHGSDTSSSEEFLRAVSPNFAIICVGADNSFGHPKAKVLERLQQAGAEIHRTDLEGEVVFHTDGKKMWVESYAKE from the coding sequence ATGGGACAGCATCAGGAACCATTCCTCTTAGGGCTGCTCTTTGCCTTGAGTTTTGGTATCTTCTGCGCCCATAGTGTGACTGTATTGCCGCTGCTGCCGGTATGCCTGCTTCTCTGCGGGCTGCTGGGGGCAGCGGCTTTTGGCATCTGGAAAAGTCGGGAGTGGACCTGGGTGCCTTTTATACTGGCGGCTTTTGTACTGGGGGCTGCCAGGCTTTGGAGTGCGGAGATGCTGCCAGCTGATGATATCTCACACTTTGCCCATGAGGAAGTGCGGGTGACGGGTAAGCTGCTGGAGGAGCCATTCCTCAGGCTGGCTTCTGATGGCTCTTACAGGCTACGCCTCCATTTGGAGGCTGAACGAATAAAGAAGGGAAAAGCGGAAACGGTTACGGCTGAAGGCGGCTTGTATGTCTATGCCAGGTTCAATGAAGCGCCCAAGGCATTGCCCCGTATTGGTGATGGTGTTGCTGTCACGGGGAAAGTACGCCTGCCTCATGGCTACAGGAACCCAGGTCAGCTTGATACGGCTCTGCTTCTGAAAAGTCAGGGCATCACCGCTACCCTTTCTGCCCGGGGAGAAAGCCTGAAGGTGGAGGAACGGGAGGGAGCATCCTTCAAGCGTTGGCTATCCTCAGTGCGGAGTCATTATCTCAGCGCTATGGAGGAAGTAATGCCCAAGGAGGACGCTGCTGCTATCTTCGCCATGCTCTTTGGCGGCTATGGCGGGCTGCAGCCGGAATTGTTGGATGCCTTCACCGCCACCGGCATAGTACACATACTTTCGGTTTCCGGCGCTCATATCAGCCTGATTGCAGCGGTGATGGCGTGGCTGGGCATGGCTTTGCGCCTTTCCAAAGGTTTGCGGGCAATTTTGGTAATTGGAACTATAGTGGTTTATTCCCTGCTGTCCGGCTGTGTCCCGCCTGTTATACGCAGCGCCATTATGGGCGGGCTGGCGTTCCTGGCCTTGTCGCTGGACAGGGAGAGGGATGCAAGGCGGATTCTGCTGATAACTGGGTTGGTGATGCTGACAGTTTCTCCACTGCTTCTATTTCATATCAGCTTCCAACTGTCCTTCCTGGCTACGGCGGGGTTGTTGTATCTTGCTCCTGTGATGAGGGAGTGGCTCAAGAAATGTCGTTTGGGTGAGTTCGTTTCTGCAGGTTTTGCCATCACTATGGCGGCGCAATTGTCAACCTTGCCTATTTTAGCCTGGTATTTTAACCAGCTTTCTATATCCTCCCTGCTTGCCAATCTGACTATTGTGCCTATAGTTGAGCTGATCATTGTCATTGGCTTGTTTGGAGGAATAATTGCCTTTCTTTTGCCTTTCCTGGGCAGGATAATCTATGTCGGGGACAGTTTGCTGTTGGGCATCGTTTACGAAATGGCGAGATGGATGTCAAAGCTGCCCGGCAGCATGATCTGGATCCCAACCTTGAACGGTTGGGCAGGGGCTGTTTACTATGCCATACTGTGCTTTATGGTGGCAGATAAGCCCTGGCAGGAAAAGGCATGGGATTTCATGAAGTCCAGGCGGCAATACCTTTTGCTGGCAGGGCTGGTCTTGCTCATGTTCCTGGGCGGACGTTATTTTGCCCACACAGGCGAAATGACTCTGGTGGCAGTGGATGTAGGGCAGGGAGACGCGCTGGTCCTTTGCAGTCCCAAGGGTAGAGTGCTGCTTTTCGACAGTGGAGGCACGCGGGGGGACTTTGATGTGGGGGAGAAGGTCCTGGTTCCTTATTTGAGGCACTATGGCATGAACCGCGTGGAGGCGGTTTTTCTCACTCATGCCCACGATGACCATGCTGGCGGCACTGGGGCGGTACTGAAGAAACTGCCGGTAGGGAAGGTTTATACTGCCTGGGAGGGGCGGGGAGAATATGCCAGGAGCTTCCATCTGAGCCAGGCAGACCCGTTGCTGAATAAACTGGAACCGGCCAGGCAGGGGGCGGCTATGGAGGTTGACGGAGTGCGGGTGGAGGTGCTCTATGCCCCGGAAGTTGTGGCTCCAGGCAGCGGCAATGAGGCTTCCAATGTGTATAAGATTACATACGGGGAGGCGAGCTTCCTTATTACGGGAGATTTGACCAAGGAAAATGAGGCGGTCATTCTGTCCCAGCAAGATCAGGGGAAGCTTCACAGCACAGTACTGAAGGTAGGCCATCACGGTTCAGATACTTCCAGCTCGGAAGAATTTCTCAGGGCAGTTTCTCCAAATTTTGCCATTATCTGTGTGGGCGCAGACAACAGCTTCGGCCACCCAAAGGCCAAAGTGTTGGAGAGACTGCAGCAGGCAGGGGCCGAAATTCACCGTACGGATTTGGAAGGGGAAGTGGTATTCCATACCGATGGGAAGAAGATGTGGGTGGAAAGTTATGCAAAAGAATGA
- a CDS encoding ATP-binding cassette domain-containing protein → MLELKNISFHVTEGNSQVDIIQDLSLTVDNRKFVVITGPNGSGKSTLAKIIAGIEQPTSGRIYLDGEDITDKSITERAKLGISFAFQQPVRFRGLQVIDLLRLAAGKKISHIKACDYLSEVGLCANDYLNREVNSSLSGGELKRIEIATILARKTSLSIFDEPEAGIDLWSFQNLIRIFEKMREEIEESSIIIISHQERILQIADEIIVLADGRVQEHGPGKDILPKIMDTEVSMPMCRKFQ, encoded by the coding sequence ATGTTGGAACTGAAGAACATTTCCTTCCATGTCACCGAGGGCAATAGCCAGGTGGATATCATCCAGGACCTGAGTCTTACTGTGGACAACAGGAAATTTGTGGTCATCACAGGGCCTAACGGCAGCGGCAAGTCCACCCTGGCCAAGATCATTGCGGGCATTGAGCAGCCCACTTCTGGCAGGATTTATTTGGACGGTGAGGATATCACTGACAAGAGCATCACGGAGAGGGCGAAGCTGGGCATCAGTTTTGCCTTCCAGCAGCCTGTGCGTTTCCGGGGCCTGCAGGTCATAGACCTGCTGCGCCTGGCGGCGGGCAAGAAGATTTCTCATATCAAAGCCTGTGACTACCTTTCAGAGGTGGGGCTCTGCGCCAACGACTATCTCAACCGCGAAGTGAACAGCTCCCTGTCCGGCGGCGAGCTGAAGCGTATTGAGATTGCCACTATCCTGGCCCGCAAGACCAGCCTTTCCATCTTTGATGAGCCGGAGGCGGGCATCGACCTCTGGAGTTTCCAGAACCTTATCCGCATCTTTGAGAAAATGCGGGAGGAAATCGAGGAAAGCTCCATCATCATCATTTCCCATCAGGAGCGCATCCTGCAGATTGCTGATGAGATTATCGTGCTGGCAGACGGCAGGGTGCAGGAACATGGGCCCGGCAAGGACATCCTGCCCAAGATTATGGATACCGAGGTCAGCATGCCCATGTGCAGGAAGTTTCAGTAA
- a CDS encoding SufD family Fe-S cluster assembly protein, with protein sequence MLQMDEIQKRLLLEVADLHDVPIGAYNLRANGKSVGRGSSANIEITSKEDGSGIDIRIKPGTKNESVHIPVVMSESGLKETVYNDFYIGEGADVVIVAGCGIDNCGKQDSEHDGVHRFFVGENAKVKYVEKHYGSGQGDGQRILNPVTEVTMEAGSSMEMEMVQIKGVDSTSRTTKANLKADASLIVRERLMTHGTQYAYSEYEVNLDGENSSADVVSRGVAKDKSYQKLDLRIVGNAACHGHTECDSIIMDEGRILAVPSLEANNVDAMLVHEAAIGKIAGDQLIKLMTLGLTEKEAEEQIVNGFLK encoded by the coding sequence ATGCTACAGATGGATGAGATACAGAAAAGACTGCTGCTGGAGGTGGCTGACCTCCATGATGTGCCCATCGGGGCCTATAACCTGCGTGCCAACGGCAAGTCCGTGGGCCGCGGCAGCTCTGCCAATATTGAGATAACCTCCAAGGAGGACGGCTCCGGCATTGATATCCGCATCAAGCCGGGCACCAAGAATGAGAGCGTGCATATCCCCGTGGTTATGAGCGAGAGCGGCCTGAAGGAAACGGTTTACAACGATTTCTACATCGGTGAGGGGGCCGACGTGGTCATCGTGGCAGGTTGCGGCATCGATAACTGCGGCAAGCAGGATTCGGAGCATGACGGCGTGCACCGCTTCTTCGTAGGGGAAAATGCCAAGGTCAAGTATGTGGAAAAGCATTACGGTTCCGGCCAGGGGGACGGCCAGCGCATCCTGAACCCCGTCACCGAGGTGACCATGGAGGCAGGCAGCTCCATGGAAATGGAAATGGTGCAGATCAAGGGCGTGGACTCCACCAGCCGCACTACCAAAGCCAATCTCAAGGCTGACGCCAGCCTCATCGTGAGGGAGCGCCTGATGACCCATGGCACCCAGTACGCCTACAGCGAATATGAGGTGAATCTGGACGGTGAAAACTCCAGCGCCGATGTGGTATCCAGAGGCGTAGCCAAGGACAAGTCCTATCAGAAGCTGGACCTCCGCATCGTAGGCAACGCCGCCTGCCACGGCCATACGGAGTGCGATTCCATCATCATGGACGAGGGCAGGATTCTGGCCGTGCCTTCTTTGGAAGCCAATAACGTGGACGCCATGCTGGTGCATGAAGCCGCCATCGGCAAGATTGCCGGCGACCAGCTCATCAAGCTGATGACCCTGGGGCTCACAGAGAAAGAGGCTGAGGAACAGATTGTCAACGGGTTCCTGAAGTAA
- a CDS encoding aspartyl protease family protein: MNQFTLRLREDVQRPTAILTNFSHLHAMLDTGAVLPVWVSNETLLKSLGGVPIAPDQPFGGFGGMTTGTIYRLPTFQIGELIFPEFPIIASRIDLPCQMILSATMFNGLIYEIDDWNHKFNVTIPDHESHVRKLTIEDKNGTLHILCTGE, encoded by the coding sequence ATGAATCAGTTTACCTTACGCTTGCGTGAAGATGTACAACGCCCTACTGCAATACTAACAAACTTTTCTCATCTACACGCTATGCTGGATACTGGTGCTGTACTGCCTGTATGGGTAAGCAACGAAACACTGCTAAAGTCTCTAGGCGGTGTTCCTATTGCACCAGATCAGCCATTTGGCGGCTTTGGAGGTATGACCACAGGAACAATTTACAGATTGCCGACTTTTCAGATTGGCGAATTGATATTTCCTGAATTCCCCATCATAGCTTCTCGTATTGACTTGCCCTGCCAGATGATTTTAAGTGCTACCATGTTTAATGGCCTCATTTACGAAATTGATGACTGGAATCACAAATTCAACGTAACTATCCCTGACCACGAATCCCATGTACGAAAATTAACTATCGAAGACAAAAACGGAACCCTGCATATCCTCTGTACCGGAGAATAG
- a CDS encoding DUF262 domain-containing protein: METVKFELKQYQISSILGMIEAGQFVIPEIQRPFVWKRSQVRDLIDSLYNGYPTGYIITWKNPDVQIKDGTVANGNHVLIDGQQRITAIMAAISGLEVLDEDFNKDRIKIAFNPLTEDKSKRFAVQDASHLKDKRWIPDISLIFRSDFDSFTFSQEYSNNNPDVTPSMINSVINKLKDISYRQIGVIELAHSLDIDEVTEIFIRINSKGTALSQSDFVMSKMAADVNHGGNKLRKVVDYFCHLAVKPDFYEQMTKDEAFVLTPYAEKIRWLYHDNEELYIPTYSDMLRVAFMHKFDRAKLADLVSLLSGRDFETKEFREEIIEDSYTRLEQGINDFINENNFKNFILAIRSAGFRSNKLLNSKMTLDFAYMLYLNLLKDKETSAVQVKRYVQKWFVLSTLTGRYVGSPESVMSRDIRLIREKGYIDYFREVEDSTLSDTFWNVTLPQNLETSSANSPAFNTFLAAQINQNSNSLFQTGTMVSDLVEVVGDIHHIFPKAYLKKNGIDNKSKYNQVANYIYLDTHVNTAISDSAPSEYFATVCQQCDSREIKIGNITDREAMMVNLSENAIPETIFDMNYSDYDYFLLLRRKMMAKFIEMYYKGL, translated from the coding sequence ATGGAGACAGTAAAATTTGAATTGAAGCAGTATCAAATAAGTTCCATACTAGGTATGATTGAGGCTGGACAGTTTGTTATACCGGAGATTCAGCGTCCTTTTGTATGGAAACGTAGTCAAGTCAGGGATTTAATCGATTCGCTTTATAATGGATATCCAACTGGGTATATTATCACATGGAAAAACCCTGATGTGCAGATAAAAGATGGAACTGTAGCTAATGGTAATCATGTTCTTATTGATGGGCAGCAGAGAATTACAGCGATCATGGCGGCAATCTCGGGACTGGAAGTTTTAGATGAAGATTTTAATAAAGATAGAATAAAGATTGCATTTAATCCGTTAACTGAAGACAAATCGAAACGTTTTGCAGTGCAGGATGCTTCTCATTTGAAAGATAAACGTTGGATTCCCGATATTTCATTGATATTTAGAAGTGATTTTGATTCTTTTACGTTTTCTCAAGAATATAGTAATAATAATCCAGATGTGACGCCTAGTATGATAAATAGTGTGATTAATAAGCTTAAGGATATATCATATCGACAGATAGGTGTTATTGAACTTGCCCATAGCCTGGATATAGATGAGGTAACAGAAATATTCATACGTATCAACTCTAAGGGTACTGCACTCAGTCAGTCTGATTTTGTAATGTCAAAGATGGCTGCTGATGTGAATCATGGTGGTAATAAATTGCGTAAGGTTGTAGACTATTTCTGTCATTTGGCGGTAAAACCTGATTTTTATGAACAAATGACTAAGGATGAAGCGTTTGTATTGACTCCGTATGCTGAGAAAATAAGATGGCTTTATCATGATAATGAAGAGCTTTATATCCCGACTTATAGTGATATGCTTCGGGTTGCATTTATGCATAAATTTGATCGTGCTAAATTGGCAGATTTAGTTAGTTTGCTATCGGGGCGTGACTTTGAAACAAAAGAATTTAGGGAAGAAATTATTGAAGATTCTTATACTAGACTAGAGCAGGGGATAAATGATTTTATAAATGAAAATAACTTTAAGAATTTCATATTGGCAATTAGAAGTGCAGGGTTTAGATCTAATAAGCTTTTGAATTCAAAAATGACATTGGATTTTGCATATATGCTCTATCTCAATTTGCTAAAGGATAAGGAAACTTCCGCTGTTCAAGTGAAGCGTTATGTGCAGAAGTGGTTTGTGTTGTCAACTCTTACGGGGCGTTATGTTGGATCACCAGAATCTGTGATGAGTCGTGACATACGACTTATAAGAGAAAAAGGATACATTGATTATTTTAGGGAGGTGGAAGATTCTACACTTTCAGATACTTTTTGGAATGTAACACTTCCTCAAAATCTAGAAACTTCATCAGCTAACAGCCCCGCATTTAATACGTTTTTAGCTGCACAAATTAACCAAAATAGCAATTCGCTTTTTCAAACTGGAACTATGGTATCTGATCTAGTAGAGGTCGTTGGCGATATCCATCATATATTTCCTAAGGCGTATTTAAAGAAGAATGGAATAGATAACAAATCAAAATATAATCAAGTTGCAAATTATATTTATCTTGACACTCATGTTAATACGGCTATAAGTGATAGTGCTCCTAGTGAATACTTTGCGACGGTCTGTCAACAGTGCGATTCTAGGGAAATAAAAATAGGCAATATCACGGATAGAGAAGCTATGATGGTTAATCTTAGTGAAAATGCGATTCCCGAGACTATCTTTGATATGAATTATAGTGACTACGATTATTTTTTGTTATTAAGACGTAAAATGATGGCAAAATTTATTGAAATGTATTATAAAGGATTATGA
- a CDS encoding macro domain-containing protein: MPLEIVRNDITKMQVDAIVNTANPRPVVGGGVDRAIHKAAGTGLLAARKEIGDIATGKAVITPAFSLNAKFVIHTAGPVWHDGGQGERELLADCYANSLRLAEENGCTSVAFPLISAGVYGCPSEIAIAVATQAIRGFLSDHDMKVYLVVFDQKSFRISSSLFEEVQSFLDERYIEELLGEEYFGDLRERRRMFEKPAYLGDEAPVEEAAMAAPAKARSLDDLLKEIDDTFSEALLRLIDTKGKTDPEVYKRANVDRKLFSKIRNNPAYKPSKSTAIAFAVALELNLDETKDFIGRAGYALSHSSKADIIVEYFIERKEYDIFTINETLFAFQQPLLGC, from the coding sequence ATGCCTTTGGAAATAGTACGCAACGATATAACGAAGATGCAGGTTGATGCCATCGTCAACACAGCAAATCCCCGTCCTGTGGTGGGCGGGGGTGTTGACCGGGCTATACATAAGGCCGCAGGGACTGGGTTATTGGCAGCACGGAAGGAAATCGGTGACATTGCCACAGGTAAGGCCGTTATTACCCCTGCATTCAGCCTCAATGCCAAATTCGTAATCCACACGGCAGGTCCTGTGTGGCATGATGGCGGGCAGGGGGAGAGGGAACTGCTGGCAGATTGTTATGCAAACTCCCTGCGACTGGCAGAGGAGAACGGCTGCACTTCTGTAGCTTTCCCGCTTATCTCTGCGGGGGTGTATGGCTGTCCCTCAGAGATTGCTATAGCCGTGGCGACCCAGGCTATACGCGGATTTTTGTCTGACCATGATATGAAAGTCTATCTGGTAGTTTTTGACCAGAAGTCCTTCAGGATATCCAGCAGCTTGTTTGAAGAGGTGCAGAGTTTCCTGGATGAGAGGTATATTGAGGAACTGCTGGGCGAGGAATACTTTGGTGATCTCAGGGAAAGACGCAGGATGTTTGAAAAGCCTGCATATTTGGGAGATGAAGCGCCCGTGGAGGAGGCAGCTATGGCTGCTCCAGCCAAAGCCCGCTCTCTGGACGATTTGCTCAAGGAAATAGACGATACTTTCTCCGAAGCGCTGCTGCGCCTGATAGATACAAAGGGGAAGACCGACCCTGAGGTGTATAAAAGGGCTAATGTTGACCGAAAGCTGTTTTCGAAGATACGCAACAACCCGGCCTATAAGCCCAGCAAGTCCACAGCTATAGCATTTGCGGTGGCCCTGGAGCTGAATCTTGATGAAACCAAGGATTTTATCGGCAGGGCGGGGTATGCCCTGTCTCACAGCAGCAAGGCAGATATAATCGTGGAGTATTTCATCGAGCGGAAGGAGTACGATATCTTTACCATCAATGAGACGTTGTTTGCCTTCCAGCAGCCGCTTTTAGGGTGCTGA
- a CDS encoding protein O-GlcNAcase — translation MKKKLLASLAALLLTGSLTASASPIPLRGIVEGFYGTPWSQSDRLDMIDFCQQEKLNAYIYAPKDDPYHRSKWREPYPQDKLTELSDLIAAAKRQQVKFIFAVSPGLDISFAGEQGQNDRLAMQNKLNAMYDLGVRDFAIFFDDIENKDGQGQAEFLNWLEENFVKSHPSVSPLITVPTEYFHLDMTEKGAVKEYTKSFSDTLNKDILVLYTGEKVVPDGLQDKDYAEANKLYSRRLGLWWNYPVSDYLEAKLALGPIEKLPRKKLPAIFFNPMKYAQLSKLSLTTGAAYAKYPRGYKPAKAWRKALKKEYGPLAADMERFADHSQHMKVSWAEIGPADGKKLRQLADSYWAAKTPRKRQTAEKKLTKELLALDKSIGNLLTDLPPEVLAECRPQLEQLQRIARADLLGLDLLAGSQDKAANFAQALQEVKAHDQEALVSEQSARALLTEIEKNCLKTPSCPS, via the coding sequence ATGAAAAAGAAACTTCTTGCCAGCCTGGCAGCCCTGCTGCTCACCGGCAGCCTCACTGCCTCAGCCTCCCCCATTCCCCTGCGGGGCATCGTAGAAGGCTTCTACGGCACCCCCTGGTCCCAGTCTGACAGATTGGACATGATAGACTTCTGCCAGCAGGAAAAACTCAACGCCTACATCTACGCCCCCAAAGATGATCCCTATCATCGCTCCAAGTGGCGCGAACCATATCCCCAGGACAAACTGACTGAACTGTCTGACCTCATCGCTGCAGCCAAACGCCAGCAAGTGAAGTTCATCTTTGCAGTTTCTCCTGGCCTTGACATCAGCTTTGCAGGGGAGCAAGGGCAGAACGACCGCCTGGCCATGCAAAACAAACTCAATGCCATGTATGACCTTGGCGTGAGGGATTTTGCCATCTTCTTTGACGACATAGAAAACAAGGACGGCCAGGGGCAGGCAGAATTCCTGAACTGGCTGGAGGAAAACTTCGTCAAAAGCCACCCCAGCGTCTCCCCTCTCATCACCGTGCCCACAGAATATTTCCATCTGGACATGACGGAAAAAGGCGCAGTGAAAGAATACACAAAATCTTTTTCAGACACCCTGAACAAGGACATCCTGGTGCTCTACACCGGGGAGAAGGTAGTACCCGACGGGCTGCAGGACAAGGACTACGCAGAAGCCAACAAGCTCTACAGCAGGCGGCTTGGCCTGTGGTGGAACTATCCCGTCAGCGATTATCTGGAAGCAAAGCTGGCTCTCGGCCCCATAGAGAAGCTTCCCCGCAAGAAGCTCCCTGCCATCTTTTTCAACCCCATGAAATATGCCCAACTGTCAAAGCTCAGCCTCACCACCGGGGCGGCCTATGCCAAATACCCCAGAGGCTACAAGCCCGCCAAAGCCTGGCGCAAAGCCCTGAAAAAAGAATACGGTCCCTTGGCAGCTGACATGGAAAGATTTGCTGACCATTCCCAGCACATGAAGGTAAGCTGGGCAGAAATCGGCCCCGCAGACGGCAAAAAACTCCGCCAGCTGGCAGATTCCTACTGGGCAGCCAAGACTCCCAGGAAACGCCAAACCGCTGAAAAGAAACTGACCAAAGAGCTTCTTGCCCTGGACAAGTCCATCGGCAATCTCCTCACTGACCTCCCGCCGGAAGTCCTCGCCGAATGCCGCCCCCAGCTGGAACAGCTGCAGCGCATAGCCAGGGCCGACCTGCTGGGCCTCGACCTGCTGGCAGGCAGCCAGGACAAAGCAGCAAACTTTGCCCAAGCCCTGCAGGAAGTGAAAGCCCACGACCAGGAAGCCCTGGTTTCAGAGCAAAGCGCCCGCGCCCTGCTGACGGAAATAGAAAAAAACTGCCTTAAAACACCTTCCTGCCCTTCCTAG
- the thrS gene encoding threonine--tRNA ligase produces the protein MLKITLKDGAVREVAEGTSVLDFVKQVSNSLAKKVLAAKVDGETVDLTRVLDKDCQVDFLTFEEEDGRWALRHTASHILAQAVKRLYKDNNVQLAIGPAIDNGFYYDFDMDRQLTESDLRDIEKEMKKIVKENLKLERKEVSRADAIAFFKEKGENYKVELIEDLPEDATISMYSQGEFTDLCAGPHVLSTGKVKAIKLQSVAGAYWRGSEKNKMLQRIYGTAFEKQADLDEYLHMLEEAAKRDHRKLGKELDLFSLHEEGPGFPFFHPNGMVIRNELINYWREVHRRYGYQEIKTPMIMNRKLWETSGHWDHYKENMYFTKIDEEDYAVKPMNCPGGMLVYKSHQHSYRDLPLRMGELGLVHRHELSGALHGLFRVRNFTQDDAHLFITPSQIEEEIQHTIDLFDEVYSTFGLSYTAELSTRPEDSMGSDEIWENATNALRNALEHRGLEYIINEGDGAFYGPKIDFHLRDSIGRTWQCGTIQLDMLMPEKFDLTYVGEDGEKHRPVMLHRVVYGSIERFIGILIENYAGAFPVWLAPVQVKILPITDKHADYAYELKKKMFDLGLRVEVDDRNEKTGYKIREAQVKKIPYALVVGDQEVENGTVTVRRYGEKETQSMGAEDFIKLVQEKIASKKSASEE, from the coding sequence ATGCTGAAAATCACGCTGAAAGACGGTGCGGTGCGCGAAGTGGCCGAGGGTACGTCCGTACTTGATTTTGTGAAGCAGGTGAGCAACAGCCTGGCCAAGAAGGTGCTGGCTGCCAAGGTGGACGGCGAGACTGTAGACCTTACCCGCGTCCTGGACAAGGATTGCCAGGTGGATTTCCTGACCTTTGAGGAAGAGGACGGCCGCTGGGCTCTGCGCCATACGGCTTCCCATATCCTGGCACAGGCCGTGAAGCGCCTCTACAAGGACAACAATGTGCAGCTGGCCATCGGCCCTGCTATCGACAACGGCTTCTACTATGACTTCGACATGGACCGCCAGCTTACGGAAAGCGACTTGCGGGACATTGAGAAGGAAATGAAGAAGATCGTCAAGGAGAACCTGAAGTTGGAGAGGAAAGAAGTCAGCCGTGCTGATGCCATCGCCTTCTTCAAGGAAAAGGGCGAGAACTACAAGGTGGAGCTCATCGAAGATCTGCCTGAGGATGCAACTATTTCCATGTACTCCCAGGGCGAGTTCACCGACCTCTGCGCCGGTCCCCATGTGCTTTCCACGGGCAAGGTGAAGGCCATCAAGCTTCAGAGTGTGGCAGGTGCTTACTGGCGCGGCAGCGAGAAGAACAAGATGCTCCAGCGTATCTACGGCACGGCTTTCGAGAAGCAGGCAGATCTTGACGAGTACCTGCATATGCTGGAGGAGGCTGCCAAGCGCGATCACCGCAAGCTGGGCAAGGAACTTGATCTCTTCAGCCTCCACGAGGAAGGTCCCGGCTTCCCCTTCTTCCACCCCAATGGCATGGTGATTCGCAACGAACTCATCAATTACTGGCGTGAAGTGCACCGCCGCTACGGCTATCAGGAAATCAAGACTCCCATGATTATGAACCGCAAGCTCTGGGAGACTTCCGGCCATTGGGATCATTATAAGGAGAACATGTACTTCACGAAGATTGATGAGGAAGATTATGCAGTGAAGCCCATGAACTGCCCCGGCGGCATGCTGGTTTACAAGTCCCATCAGCACAGCTATCGTGACCTGCCCCTGCGCATGGGCGAGCTGGGCCTGGTACACCGCCATGAGCTCTCCGGTGCTCTCCACGGTCTGTTCCGCGTCCGCAACTTCACCCAGGACGATGCCCATCTCTTCATCACTCCCAGCCAGATTGAGGAGGAAATCCAGCACACCATCGACCTGTTCGATGAGGTCTACAGCACCTTCGGCCTGTCCTACACGGCAGAGCTGTCTACCCGTCCTGAGGACTCCATGGGTTCTGATGAGATCTGGGAGAATGCTACCAACGCTCTCCGCAATGCCTTGGAGCACCGCGGCCTTGAGTACATCATCAACGAGGGTGACGGCGCTTTCTACGGCCCGAAGATTGACTTCCACCTCCGTGATTCCATCGGTCGTACCTGGCAGTGCGGCACCATCCAGCTGGATATGCTCATGCCTGAGAAGTTCGACCTGACCTATGTGGGTGAGGACGGCGAGAAGCACCGCCCTGTCATGCTCCACCGTGTGGTGTACGGCTCCATCGAGCGCTTCATTGGCATCCTCATCGAGAACTATGCCGGTGCCTTCCCGGTATGGCTGGCTCCTGTGCAGGTGAAGATCCTGCCCATCACGGACAAGCATGCCGACTACGCTTATGAGCTGAAGAAGAAGATGTTCGACCTTGGCCTCCGCGTTGAGGTGGATGACCGCAACGAGAAGACGGGCTACAAGATCCGCGAAGCCCAGGTCAAGAAGATTCCTTACGCTCTCGTAGTAGGCGACCAGGAAGTGGAGAACGGTACTGTCACTGTCCGCCGCTATGGCGAGAAGGAAACCCAGTCCATGGGCGCTGAGGACTTCATCAAGCTGGTGCAGGAGAAGATTGCCAGCAAGAAGTCTGCCAGCGAGGAGTAA
- the rpmB gene encoding 50S ribosomal protein L28, whose translation MANVCEICAKGELSGNNVSHSHLKTKRSWKPNIQRVRAVVEGEVKRVNVCTRCLRSGKVQRAL comes from the coding sequence ATGGCAAATGTTTGCGAGATTTGTGCAAAGGGTGAGCTGTCCGGTAACAACGTCAGCCATTCCCATCTGAAGACGAAGCGCTCCTGGAAGCCCAACATTCAGCGCGTCCGTGCTGTGGTCGAGGGTGAGGTCAAGCGTGTTAACGTCTGCACCCGTTGCCTGCGTTCAGGTAAGGTTCAGCGTGCCCTTTAA